The sequence below is a genomic window from Acidobacteriota bacterium.
GACGTCGAGACTGCCCTGGAGGCGCTGGGAGCGGCAGAGGAGGAAAAGCGCGGTGCCCGGCAGGAGCTGATCGAGGAACCACAGCCGCTCCTGAGCGAGGGAGAGAGGCATGGTCTCCCCGGGATGGCGGGGGTGGGCATCGATGGTGCCGGTCGTTGACAGCCGGGCGCGGGCTCGCCGCAGCCGTTCGCGCAGCTTGTCCGGCGGCTGCTGCCGCCCGCCCACGGTCTTGGAGGTTGGTCGGTCCTCGTGCATTGAGAATGCCCTCTCCCGCCGGCACTCCTGTGCCAGCATTCATCTTCCGGCAGTCTCCTGCCAACGCCTACCTATCGAAGGCATGCCGAAGGGAGCCCAAGGCGGCACAGTCCGCCCGAGCATGAGACCTGCCAGCGCGGTCTTCCGAGGGAGCCCCTGGAACGCCAAAAGCAGAATCCGGGGTCGCCGCCCGGAGGAATTAGGCCAAGAAACTAATTATAGGACTGATGACAAATTTCGCGAGTCGTCTTCAAAAGACCGTGATCACGCAACCCCTGAAGCACACCCGCAGCATCAAGACACCGGCGAAGGCAACTGCCGTCACTCGTGCCGCAGCGCCACCAGCGGATCGATGCGCGTAGCTCGGCGCGCCGGTAGGTAGGCTGCCAGCAACGCCAGGCCGGCGAGCACCAACGGCACCGCCAAGAAGGTCAACAGGTCGCCGGTGCCGACACCGTAGGTGAGGCCCTCGAGGAAGCTGTCCAGCGCCTGGGCAAGGAGCCAGGAAAGAACCAGGCCGACGGCAATGCCCGCCGCCGCCAGTCCCAGAGCCCGGTAAGTGATCAGGGAGACCACATCCTTGGCCAAGGCCCCCAGGGCCATGCGCATGCCGATCTCCTGGCGCCGCTGGGACACCGTGTAGGCCATCACGCCGTAGACGCCGATGGCCGCCAGCAGCAGCGCAACAATGCCGAAGAGGGAGAAGAGGAATGTGTTGAACCGCGGCTGGGCGAGGGTCGAAGCGAGGCGCTGCTCCATGGGCTGGACTTCCGCCAGGGGCTGCGCTGGATCCACCTCCCAAACCGCCGAGCGCAGGGCCTCGACCCCGGCCATGGGGTCTCCGGCGGTGCGCAGCGCGACCCCCATGGCCCCCAGCGGCAGCTGCGAATAGGGCACGTATAGATGCTCGGTGATGTCGGTGCCGAGGCCCTGATCCCGCACCTGGGAAACCACTCCCACCACCGTACGCCAGGTGCCGTCGGGCTCGATGCCGGGGAGGGACAGCCGCCGGCCCAGTGGGCTCTGGCCGGGCCAGTAGCGTTCCGCCAGCGCCGAATCGATGATCACCACTTTGAGATCCTCGAAGCCGTCCCGGCTGTCGAAGGCACGCCCCTGGAGCACGCTGATGTCGAGAGCGTCGAAATAGTCCGGGTTGATCGAGCCATAGCGCACCACGCTGTCCTGGGTGCCCGAGTCCACCACCCGATTCTCCACCGTCGGGATGCCCCCCACCAGGCGGTGCGCCGGCGGCAGGGCAGAGCTCAAACCCACCGCCTGCACTCCCGGTAGCGCCTCCAGCTCTTCCAGCAGCGAGGTGTAAAAGCCCAGCCGCTCCGGCGACCGGCGATACTTCGAGCCCGAGAGCTCCAGCTGCACCGTCAACAGATTGTCGACGCGGAAACCCGGATCCGTGGCCATCATGTGCTGCAGGCTACGCAGCGTCAGTCCGGTGCCGATGAGCACCGTCACCGCCAGGGCGATCTCCGCCACCACCAGACCGCTGCGCAACCAGTTGCGGCCGGAGCCGGTGTCGGCGGTCTTGCCGCCCTCCTTGAGGGTTTCCACCAGCTCCGGGCGGCACGCCTTGAGCGCCGGTACCAAGCCGCAGATCACCCCGGTAATCACCGTCAAAGCCAGGGCGAAACCCGCCACCCGCAGATCCACCGTCACTTCCTGCAGCCGGGGCACGTCCCCCGGCCCGTAGGCCACCAGAATCTTCGCGCCCACCCAGGCCAGCGCCAGCCCCAAAGCCCCAGCGGGAAGAGAGAGCACCAGGCTCTCCACCAGCAGCTGGCGCATGAGCTTCCCCGGTCCCGCTCCCAGGGCGGTGCGCAGAGCCATCTCGCGGCTGCGGGCGGCGCTCTGGGCTAGCAGCAGATTGGCGACGTTGGCGCAAGCGATGAGCAGGACCAACGCCACCGCCCCCTGCAGCGCCAGGAGCAGCGGGCGCACGTCTCCCAGGATCTCCTCCCGCACCGGCACCGCCAGAATGCCGAAGCCCGCCTCCTCGGGGTAGAGATCCGGATGCTCCTGACGGAAGCGCTCCGCCAAACCGTCCAACGCCGACTGCGCCTGCTCCAGGCCGGCCTCGGAGGGGATTCGCGCCACCATGCGCACGCCGCGCATGCGCCGGGGGATGGCCGGATTGGGAGTGAAGGGCACCCAAACGTCCGCCTGAGCCAGGGGAAAGAGGAAATCCTGCCGCAGCACGCCGACGATCTCGTAGGGCACCTCGTCGAGGGAGAGAGTCTCACCGACGATCTCCGGATCACCGGCGAAGCGCCGCTGCCACAGACCGTGGCTGATCACCACCAGCTTCTCCTGATTCGCCTCTTCCTCCAGGGTGTAGGTGCGCCCCAGCTGGGTCTGAGCGCCGAGGATGGGGAAGAGGGCGGCGGAAACCCGGCAGCCCTCCACCCGCACCGGCTCGCCGCTGCCGGTGAGGTTGTAATCCCAGGGAATGAAGCCGGCGATGGCCTCGAAGCTCTGGCCGTGGTCCCGATGGTCCTCGAACTCCCAACCCGAGGACGGCGCCTTGGGCACGTCCTTGCCGAGGAATTGATTCCACACCACCACCACCCGATCCGAATCCGGGTACGGCAGGGGGCGCAACAGCACGCCGTCGACAAAGCTGAACACCGCCGTCACCGAGGCGATGCCCAAAGCCAGGCAGGCCACCGCCGCCGCGGTCAAAGCCGGCCGGCGGGACAGCACCCGCAGCCCAAAGCGTAGGTCTTGCATCAACGACATGAGTCAGCCCTCCTCGCGGGAACCTTCCGGGACCACCATCGCTGCGCGGCGCGGTGGTTCAGCGGCCCACGCCGCAACCAGCCGCCGCGCAGCGGCCCCTTCGAGACAAGAAAAATGATCGCCCGGCAGCGAGCGGATCTCCAACAATCCGGGCCCCAGGTCTCTCCAACCGTCAGCGGCCCGGCCCTCCACCCCCGGCGGAATCTCCTCCGCCTGCCACAACACGATGCTCTGCGCCGCCTCCAACCCAACCGGCCAGGGCCGCGGCCGATAGCTCTTCCACAGCCGGGCGTGATGGCGGAAAACGGTGAACAGCCGCCCCAAAGGCAAGCCCTCCACCACCTCCTCGCCCTCTCCCCCCGGGATGTCCCCCACCACCGCCCGCTCCACCCGCTGCCGGCGTTCCGGCGGCAAACCCAGCTGCCGCAGGAAGGCGTCCACCAGATCTCCCTGGGCGGCGTATCCCCGGGCCGGCCGCACCCAGGCATCCACCAGCGCCAGCGGCGGCACCGGCAGCCCACGGTGGTGCAGCTGCAACGCGATCTCGTAGGCCACCAGACCGCCCATGGACCAGCCGCCCAGCGTCCAGTCTCCGGACCGCACCACCGGGGCCAGGTCCGGATGCTCCATCAAAGCTTCCATGTAGCTCTCGGCCATGCTCTCCAACGAGGTCGCGCTTTGCAAGGAGGAGATCAGCTCTCCCTCCACTTCCGGTGCCTGCACGCCGTAGACCGGCCGTTGGAGCTCCAGGGGCTCGTCCCCGAGCTCCTCGCTCCCTAGCTTCTGGGCCAGGGCGCGATAGCAGAACACCGTGCCCCCAGCGGGG
It includes:
- a CDS encoding ABC transporter permease codes for the protein MSLMQDLRFGLRVLSRRPALTAAAVACLALGIASVTAVFSFVDGVLLRPLPYPDSDRVVVVWNQFLGKDVPKAPSSGWEFEDHRDHGQSFEAIAGFIPWDYNLTGSGEPVRVEGCRVSAALFPILGAQTQLGRTYTLEEEANQEKLVVISHGLWQRRFAGDPEIVGETLSLDEVPYEIVGVLRQDFLFPLAQADVWVPFTPNPAIPRRMRGVRMVARIPSEAGLEQAQSALDGLAERFRQEHPDLYPEEAGFGILAVPVREEILGDVRPLLLALQGAVALVLLIACANVANLLLAQSAARSREMALRTALGAGPGKLMRQLLVESLVLSLPAGALGLALAWVGAKILVAYGPGDVPRLQEVTVDLRVAGFALALTVITGVICGLVPALKACRPELVETLKEGGKTADTGSGRNWLRSGLVVAEIALAVTVLIGTGLTLRSLQHMMATDPGFRVDNLLTVQLELSGSKYRRSPERLGFYTSLLEELEALPGVQAVGLSSALPPAHRLVGGIPTVENRVVDSGTQDSVVRYGSINPDYFDALDISVLQGRAFDSRDGFEDLKVVIIDSALAERYWPGQSPLGRRLSLPGIEPDGTWRTVVGVVSQVRDQGLGTDITEHLYVPYSQLPLGAMGVALRTAGDPMAGVEALRSAVWEVDPAQPLAEVQPMEQRLASTLAQPRFNTFLFSLFGIVALLLAAIGVYGVMAYTVSQRRQEIGMRMALGALAKDVVSLITYRALGLAAAGIAVGLVLSWLLAQALDSFLEGLTYGVGTGDLLTFLAVPLVLAGLALLAAYLPARRATRIDPLVALRHE
- a CDS encoding thioesterase domain-containing protein, whose amino-acid sequence is GYWVASPGSDLSEDALRRALGEALPEYMVPSALARLDSLPRSSTGKIDRRSLPAPVWGTGASECSGGGRAPETETERRLAALWCEVLERDEVGADEDFFELGGHSLSAVRLMNRVGEVFRPLPLAELFQHSTVARLAQVLDARPEVFGTSSSGASSLGPTVARASSVVPLQTVGDGPPVVLIHPAGGTVFCYRALAQKLGSEELGDEPLELQRPVYGVQAPEVEGELISSLQSATSLESMAESYMEALMEHPDLAPVVRSGDWTLGGWSMGGLVAYEIALQLHHRGLPVPPLALVDAWVRPARGYAAQGDLVDAFLRQLGLPPERRQRVERAVVGDIPGGEGEEVVEGLPLGRLFTVFRHHARLWKSYRPRPWPVGLEAAQSIVLWQAEEIPPGVEGRAADGWRDLGPGLLEIRSLPGDHFSCLEGAAARRLVAAWAAEPPRRAAMVVPEGSREEG